ATTATTTActagcatatatattttaaagtgggtctcattggggtctaagcgtgatgcgggattgccgatttttggtaagcgtgacacgggaaagtcaaattattgtgtcgtgaaaacgggaaatgaggtctagcgggacccgggaaatgacaaaaaaaaggagaattgcttacgtacatagtgtaagcgggatacgggaatctgacaaaacagtaagcgggatccgggatcggaaccccccaatgagaccccctttaaAAAGCTCCTTCAATAACAATACTGAATTACTCAGTTGTACACCCCGTATTTCCgtttactagtatatatatattatatatataccacGTAAATTAATTCATCTATACATAATTAAAtcgaaattaataatatatatataaaaagtatataaaataaaaaatatacatcttAATAAATCAACagaataaatttataatttaaaaaaaaatccgtaccATTTGTATTTTCCGGATCTTTTCTTACAAAAACCGTCTACGATTAATTATTTATCTTTACTTTCACtttgtttgtattatttgtacatttatatgtTACACAATTATGAAGTTTACATCTATTTTGGACTTTATTTTCCTGGTATATTTTGTTGTACACATTCCAGTAGCAATATTTTTCGATTCACAAGCAATTTTCCCTAAAAGGATCTACCCTGGAGTAGtaagtacatttttaaacaaaGACATCGTGACGGATTTTCAccgtttcttttaaattttgtgttGTTACACGACTTTCCCATAGTAGGGGCGAGAGTTGGGCGTTACCAAACCTGTGTAGAACTGTGTTAGATAACGTATGTTCCTGTCTCCTAGTAGGGAGCATACATGTAGTCCAGTGATTGTTGATGTCATGTGTCGCAGTTGTTAATTATCCTTCGATAACATgaataatattgttttaaatatttgattttttatgttatattgtaTAAGGGCCTGTGTTATGCCGTATTTGTTGGTTGTTGTACGTAATTTAAAAGCTGTCGTGTATCTGTTAACACCATTCTGTCCTTTGAACTTCTGGTAAAAGAGGCTGAATTGTTAGTGGcagtcgttttttttttcttctagcAATTGCCCTCGGTCACTTCGACAGTCTTCGTATCAACTTAAGAGTTCTTGCAAGGTTGTGTATGTGACGTGGTAGTGGTACTCTGTATAAGTGAAATATCCTATTTTCCTTAGCCTGAAATGTGCCTGCATCTAGATGACAGTAGCAATGACAAAGTTATGCACCCTACACACCAAAGTCATTCACGATTTAAATCAAGTTTATGATTGGAATATTCCAGGTGACAACATTTGTGTTCTCCGAGTcatgaaaataaactaaaaaaatagatttttttcgaTGCAGTAAATTTTATAATCTGAATTCGTTTACAGTTGTCTAAACTGTTGATACTAGTTTGTAATTTTTGTTGTAGGTGGTAGACCTAATGGGTTGGTATTGCCGAGAGTTTAAAGATCCGATGATGGTAGAATCGCCAGCCTGGTTCAAGTCTTTTATTTGttgtgaaattttgtttcaaCTGCCGTTCTTTTTTGTGGCAGTATATGCATTTTCAAAAGGTATTGTTGtaacttttcatttaaattcattctagcatttactgtttttttgtatttatttaatcTTTTATGTATTTATCTAATTCAGGGAGATTGGTTCAGTCACAAAGTTCCTATGTATAAGTAGGAGCGCATCAACTTCAATACAAAAGTACCGAACTATCAATATAAAGAAACACTGGCAATGAATAATTTTTACGAATACGAATCTTAATGGATTTTGAAACAagctaaataaaatatatatgtacatgttgtTAAAGACCAATACCACTATATTAGTCGTATTGGACCTTGAACACTTGGCACGAAGTAGGTAATATCTAAAATTCGAAGAGTTCACCCCATTCCTTCCTATGACTATATATGCATTAGTCCATTGTTACAAGGGTATGATGTTGATATTTCCTTCACCCTTCAGTTTTTTCATATTCTTATAATCAATCATTGTAATGACTTTAGCACAATTTAATCATCGTCAATTTCATATCTACCATTTCATTTTAGGTATAAACAGATGTCCCTGGATACAGAGACCTATGTTGATTTATGCCGCTCACACAGCAACAACGACAATATGTATAACCTTCCATTTATTTTTACATGACTTCAGCACCTCCAAATACCCAGGACCAACGTCAATTGACGATAGGCTTAAATTGTTTGCTATATACAGTCCGTTTCTATTGATTCCTTTGGTTTTGCTTGTAAACTTTGCCTTTCGAAAATTTCCAAAAGAAAAAGTGAAACAGCGGTAATGTATTATTGTAAACAGTTTAAAGTAGCACTTGTTTCCGATCATAACGTGTACATGTTATCATACTGTATGCTTTTCAATAAAAGTTCAAAATCCAGCTAAGCATGTAGCATTTTCGTTTGTTAGTTTGATTTTCCATGAACATAATATGATGTCAAATTtattagtccagtcaaactaagatttaacctcaaactaattgcaacagattttttttagttctaatctatagcattatgccctttatatgcacagaaaaaagtcccataaaatttaacttgaggaaaactcaaaatcagcatttttaatttcctatggaaattaaccttgcaagagttatctcgcttttcaatgcaaatctacataggaattttaaatggtggttttttaagtcttcctcaagttagattttatgggacttttttctgtgtatatttggggtataatgctaaagattaaaatcttctgttgcaaatactttcgggttagggtcaaattatatatattttggccacgagcatcactgaagagacatgtattgtcgaaatgcgcatctggtgcaaaaaacaaaaaaaacaaaaaaacaaaaaaattggtaccgttaatgttattatgctagattgactggactatataGCTATTTTTTACTACTGCATTTTTGATGCTATTCACTTTCCACTGTATCTGGTTTGCAAAATTTTTTACGACTTtgttgactctgtatatatgaaatatgtttttggTTTCATATAGCAAAGgcatttttatttccattttatgCATTTTCTTTGTTACATTCTAAATCAATTTTGCTTTGGGTTTACATGATAGTCGATACactaaatttatattttgttatttttttgtgcgGTAACATTGCATAATGAAACATGCAATTCTGATATAAATGTCCTGTGCagaatttaaatgaagaaaaaatacaataagtaaaatcaccaaaatactgaacaCAGAGGAAAATCCAAACAagtaagtccctaatcaaattgcaatatcaaaagctcaaacacatgaaacgaattgataacaactgtcatattcctgaattggtacaggcaatttAATATGTAGAAAACagtggaataaacctggttttatagctagttaaacctctcacttgtttgacagttgcATTAAATGCCACTAtactgacaacgatgtgtgaacaaaacaaacagacataatatgtaataaatttcaaaaataggggtacagcagtcaactgTGTGTTATAATCAAAATCactatcaaaacaaacaaatatgtaacaaaaaagcaccaaaaaggcatatagacaaagcacttTAGAAAAAATTAAAGACGAGAACACAAAATGTACCATAGCTTAATAACACAAaagcgggatgtataaatacagagccacgtcatatgtattaAAGAAACACTAAAAGGAATATAGAGAAAGATAAAAAGCAAACATGAAAGACGAGAAAACAAAAGTTATCGCAGAACAAAGTAATATTTCTTACCCCAAAGACGTTTTAACGCCtcagaaatatttcatattttatctaGTTAAATCATATAGTCTCTTGGTGATTGGAAGAACATGACTTAAAAATGGTTGTCGTTGAAAATTTACTGGTTTCAGATAATGAACTCAATTTGTAGTTATATAAGGTGTTTTGTGATGTTCTGTAGTAGTTCTGCATTGCATATATTGCGATGGAAAGATGTAGGTAAAATATTGCCTTTGATAATTAAGTTACCATATTCATCTGGCTGTATTTTTTGAATGATTGTTTTACActgttttattgtcattcatacttgtattttctattttaaagatttattcaaACTCTTAGAAAAAGTATATCAAATATACTACACTCCAAGCTTACGGTCAATTGATAAAGGTGAGGTTCATAGAAACAGAgatattatttattgataatatATCAAGAACATTTCACGACTATCCGGCATTGTTGATTGTTTTTGTAATTGTGATGATTCTGCCCAACAATTTGCATCTAGTCTGATATTGCTTGGACGTTTGgtcatttctatttttttcgGTTCTTTCATAAATTGCTAGAGCCATGAGACTCCTGAGCGCAGTCTATATTAGTAACACCCATGGAAATTCCGTACCAAGACTTGGGCGACCAATGTATGTCTCAGTATTGTACCGGTATACAATTACTATTCAAATGTTTATGATCTCCCCGATGATATCAGATTTAACACCATcatatttcataaaacaaaagtaaacatCCAGGATTGTCTTATCTTATATTAAGTTGATATTAAGTTATGTATATTCAGCAACTGTAGGATTTTTATAGTAGTGCCAAGGACAAACAATGATTCTTTTAGTAATGTTAAAAAGggtaaagagaaaaaaaaaggttgTTGGTTGTTCTATTGACTTTATTGAATGACCTTTATGTGTACCTATTTCCTTTAGATGATATCAATTGCGATACAGTAAGAAGCCAGAAAATGATGACCCGTTATCTACTAAAAGACTCGTTGGCTGAATAACATATACCGTCTGCACCCAAACAGACTCTCCCTGATTAAGGTGAACAATTGCCATGTTACTTTCAGCACGATGAAGATATGTCACATCTGGGGATATAGTATATGTCACGACAAGCGTTGAACCGTCCATAACAATTTCTGCCGCCAAAAGTGCATGGTCCAACGCCCTTAAatcaaagaaaaacacaaatacacCTGCTACGATTGTGGTGAAAATGCCACTATGTGGATGATAATGATTGCCTATGTTTGTCACAACACGATCAAATATAATTGTCTGATGATTTCCTAAGTGTCCAGTTAATATCAATTCCAGTAGGTGCAAATCTCCATAATATTATGATTAAAATTCCGCTGATTTGTTGTACTACATGACGATGCGAAAGATTGAGATGTCTCGCAAAAGACATTTCCTCAGCTAAATAATTTCTTGATTATTTTAGTATATTGTTTAAGTTATATCGTAATTTTTACAGTGATAAACACAAAACGTAAACATGCttatgtatgtttatatatatttacgatGAAATATAGTTTCAATGATTTTCTTAgacttttattgaaaatatcaagttttcTCCCAGTAATTTAGGAAATCATTGtctgaaataaatttttattgaatttaaattcCGTCGACCTTCTTGGCATTAAATTGTTATCCCATATTATAGTAACGTGAACCAAGCCGGTCAATGACATTTTCATTTCATTCTTATACTGAATTATCTGATCAATAGTTTCTGATTTTACTAAATATGCAATATCTTTGCATTTAATGTGTAACTGTAAACATACTCTTTGCACGTCATGGTTTTGGTCTTAGTTCATGCAAGGTAAATTGCTGATCCATGTATAAGAAATTATGTAAGAAtctttataatatatacaaatgtaaacatttacaaggtgtttcatactttttatataagGACTCAATATTTATTATGACTTATTTAATTTCTTGCTGCAGAATACGATACATAAAGATgcttgatcgttatggaataaccgttttacaaaggatatcggatatattccttacgtggtaactacaatcccctgccctttcatgaatgtgaccttccgaattagactatttaccggatttgttataacataagcaacacgacgggagccacatgtggagcaggatctgattacccttccggagcacctgagatcacccctagtttttggtggggttcatattgcttattctttagttttctatggtgtgtcatgtgttctattgtttgtctgctagtcttctttcatttttagccaggcgttgtcagtttattttcgatttatgagtttgaccgcccctctggtatcgttcgtccctcttttatccaACGTTAATGACATGAACTTTATCTATAATCCTTATGATTCCGTACGTAAAACAGCCGAATTATCCATGTTTAATGTACATATGCCTTATTGTCTGAAGCTTTCGTCTAGTGGTTGCGAAATATATTTACTGAATATTTTATATCTCATTTGAATGAATGTGACTATGCGTCGGAGGAAGAGATATGGCAATCCTTGAATTCATAGTCGACCTGAGTATTTAGGTTCAATATgtgatttagaattttaaaacataaactaATTTTCAGGGATTGTTGTGCtattttcaaagaataatatGCTCCCTTGAGGCATAACAACTCAAAATTCAGCATTTTGAAATATCATGTTACAAATAGGTAACCAGATTAAGTTTACATCTTAAAAATTATGACTAGACACAAGTTCAATTTTCCGAGACATAAAACTAAATGAAAGAAAAGATACATATTAATGCTTGTCCTATTTTAATAAATTATGTTCTCTAGTATATTCGACAATAATATTCGGTTACTTTTGAGATAGAAATATAATCAGTTTTCATACATTGCACAGAGAtaagaatattgtttttttcattttttgggtaTAATAGGTTTAAAAAGATTTCAAATGTTCATATTGGCTAACCTTTTTTTATGGTAAGCTGTTCATTTGTAACTACTTTTGTTAATATTACATTAATCTCGATAAAGTAAGAAACCAGAAAATGAAGATCCGTCATCTAATAAAAGAATTGTTTGCTGATAAACGTCTACAGTCTGTACCCAAACAGAGTCTCCTGCATTAAGATGGGTAACTGCCATATTACTATCGGAACGATGGTGATGACTCACATTTGGTGCGTACGCATATGCCACGACTAATGTTGTTCCGTCCTTTACAAGTGCTCCAAATAACTGTGCATTTTGTCTAGCCCTTAAAtcaaagaaaaacacataaacacCAGAGACGGTTGTGGTGAAAATTCCGCTGTGTTGGTGATACTGATTGCCTATGTTAGTCACAACACGATCAAACACAATAGTTTGATGATTTCCTAAGTGTCCAATGTCTTTACTGTTTGTAGCTGTAAATGCGATTTTCCCGTCTTCTGTAAAAGAATTTGAATCATACAACATTGAGTAGGAACTGTTAAATTCATTTAGTCTCCGATTATATTCAAACGTATTACTTAGTATTGAATAGTTCTGGTTAAAAAAAATTCAGGGTACTTGTATCGAAAGTCTATTTTTTATTACCCATTTTAATGTCAGTCAAAGTAAGAATTTAGATATACATAACGATATTTCATGCATTCTCTGTAGTCTTTACGTCATTTGTTATTACTTGAGTTAATTTAAATGGGGCTTCTTGTTGCATACACTGGCAAAATTTAAACTTCAACTTCGTCCCTAAATCTTAATATATTACAATATTCAGCTTGTAGAACATAATAGAATGTTTTTTTAAGACCTGAACTAATTTGGCAAATGGAGATAGATATACAATCATTACTGCGGATTAATAACAAAAATAGCATCGAATTAAGCATTTCACATCAGCATTTTTCTAGTTATGAGGAATTTTCCTTGTTGGGCTTATATCATCCTTCGATCAAAATGAATGTATctaaacataaattttaaatattttagcaGTATACTGccttacaaaataattttatctGAGCATATTTATTTAACCTTTATGTGTACACTTTTTTCAGCtagattttaaaaacatattaaatttgcAAGTCGAATtgctaaaatatttttgattgcaGACACTgttcgattgattgattgattacgaAATATAGCTTATTAATTTTAGTCAATTGCAAGAGACATTAGAAATCGAAAATGAAGCTCTTTAGATAAGAAATGTTAATTGGGATTTAAAAGAGAAtaagttattttgttttatttccctAAAgcaatcacaaaaacaaaaacagcaaacaaATCGCttaataaatttagaattttatatcaatttccctacagcatttttttttaatgctatGCAGCAATTGTTCATGAAAGCTACAAATCATACTGCAAATACACAAAGCATGCTCGAGTTGACCGCAAAGACATGTCTTAGCATTCAACCACTTACATGCATAGCATCCATGTCCTGAATTTGAATCCATAAGAGAATGCAAAGACGATTGTATGACCAATCTTCAGTTGTTTTTATGATTGAGTTTCACCGGTTGTCCGAGGTCAATAGGCCTAAACAATATCATCTAACAATCGGTTCTTGTTGTGACATAACAATACTTGCATTGTGACATAGAAGTTCGAAAGACGTCCATTATTGGTAGGACAATTAGCGTATTATTTTATGAAGAATCAGGATTTTGCTGTGTGCAACACTGTATTTTGTGACCTGAGTATTTACTAGTTTAAGTTCCTTGctttatactttttatacaaaataatattaCCAAAACTAATAA
Above is a window of Mytilus galloprovincialis chromosome 7, xbMytGall1.hap1.1, whole genome shotgun sequence DNA encoding:
- the LOC143081698 gene encoding sigma intracellular receptor 2-like; this translates as MKFTSILDFIFLVYFVVHIPVAIFFDSQAIFPKRIYPGVVVDLMGWYCREFKDPMMVESPAWFKSFICCEILFQLPFFFVAVYAFSKGINRCPWIQRPMLIYAAHTATTTICITFHLFLHDFSTSKYPGPTSIDDRLKLFAIYSPFLLIPLVLLVNFAFRKFPKEKVKQR
- the LOC143081699 gene encoding complement C1q subcomponent subunit B-like, with amino-acid sequence MLEHKYIFLILIQLLHVHSIKDTFTNEDILHRISLLENKVAVLETENTHLTERMAACENECIKPKTFLSSLHTTDQSDTEKKNLTIRDTPQNAKDFKQRPSHSVRNRILAKRRENRIVSKALEDGKIAFTATNSKDIGHLGNHQTIVFDRVVTNIGNQYHQHSGIFTTTVSGVYVFFFDLRARQNAQLFGALVKDGTTLVVAYAYAPNVSHHHRSDSNMAVTHLNAGDSVWVQTVDVYQQTILLLDDGSSFSGFLLYRD